A single Schistocerca piceifrons isolate TAMUIC-IGC-003096 chromosome 6, iqSchPice1.1, whole genome shotgun sequence DNA region contains:
- the LOC124803455 gene encoding E3 ubiquitin-protein ligase MARCHF2-like, translated as MAMMREQGNSGELSRSCRICLMGDNGEPLVSPCKCRGSMGMVHLSCLERWLSQHSRNYCELCLFEFPVTRIPRYSVARSLRLWFCHPRVRQSLMEDLLVLAALTFVVAGIVAVCLLGLQYFAAEGLKLGISRAYTVAVISSFMALVLLGYFVIVCLLVRDLVVPWHVWWRRCAVVRIILD; from the exons CAGCGGCGAGCTGTCCCGCAGCTGCCGCATCTGCCTGATGGGCGACAACGGGGAGCCTCTGGTGTCGCCGTGCAAGTGTCGCGGCTCCATGGGCATGGTGCACCTCTCCTGTCTCGAGCGGTGGCTCAGCCAGCACTCCAG GAACTACTGCGAGCTGTGCCTGTTCGAGTTCCCGGTGACGCGCATCCCGCGCTACAGCGTGGCGCGCTCGCTGCGCCTGTGGTTCTGCCACCCGCGCGTGCGCCAGAGCCTTATGGAGGACCTGCTGGTGCTGGCGGCGCTCACGTTCGTCGTGGCGGGCATCGTGGCCGTCTGCCTGCTGGGGCTGCAGTACTTCGCCGCCGAGGGCCTCAAGCTGGGCATCTCGCGCGCCTACACCGTCGCCGTCATCTCCTCCTTCATGGCGCTCGTGCTGCTCGGCTACTTCGTCATCGTCTGCCTGCTGGTCCGCGACCTCGTCGTGCCGTGGCACGTGTGGTGGCGTCGCTGCGCCGTCGTCCGCATCATCCTCGACTAG